Proteins co-encoded in one Marmota flaviventris isolate mMarFla1 chromosome 9, mMarFla1.hap1, whole genome shotgun sequence genomic window:
- the LOC114078917 gene encoding olfactory receptor 2D3-like: MGRENKTYLTEFILLGLSSDHQTQILLFVVFLIIYLLTVFGNLLIILLIHIDSRLHTPMYFFLKNLSFTDFCFSTTIVPKMLSHFLVIRKTISFIGCSTQMFFFLVMGCTESSLLAVMSYDRYVAVCKPLHYSAIMTHRVCVLLVIGSWVSGVFVSLVDTTFTLCLPYQGPNIINHYFCEPPALLKLASEDTYKAEMALFAMGVIILLGPASLILFSYRNIISTVIQIQSGEGRLKVFSTCGSHFIVVIFFYGSTIFTYMQPNSKKMNEGDKVISVFYSVVTSMMNPFIYSLRNKDVKEALRRVIRR, translated from the coding sequence ATGGgcagagaaaacaaaacttaCCTGACTGAATTCATCTTGCTGGGCCTTTCTTCAGATCATCAGACCCAGATCCTACTGTTTGTGGTATTTCTCATCATCTACCTGCTAACGGTGTTTGGCAATCTACTTATCATACTCCTAATTCACATTGACTCTCGGCTTCATACACCAATGTACTTCTTCCTCAAAAATCTGTCATTTACGGATTTCTGTTTCTCTACAACTATTGTTCCTAAGATGCTATCCCATTTTCTGGTTATAAGAAAGACCATTTCATTTATTGGGTGCTCAactcaaatgtttttctttctagtAATGGGGTGTACTGAAAGTTCACTTCTAGCAGTGAtgtcctatgaccgctatgtggcagTCTGCAAGCCCCTGCACTACTCTGCCATCATGACCCACAGGGTTTGTGTTTTGCTAGTCATAGGGTCTTGGGTTAGTGGAGTATTTGTATCTTTAGTAGATACCACTTTCACTTTATGTCTCCCATACCAGGGGCCAAATATAATTAATCATTACTTTTGTGAGCCTCCTGCTCTTTTGAAACTGGCGTCTGAAGACACCTACAAAGCAGAGATGGCTCTCTTTGCAATGGGTGTAATAATCCTCCTAGGTCCTGCCTCTCTCATTCTTTTCTCCTACAGGAATATTATCTCAACTGTGATTCAAATACAGTCAGGGGAAGGGAGGCTTAAGGTCTTCTCTACCTGTGGTTCCCATTTTATTGTGGTTATCTTCTTCTATGGGTCAACAATATTTACTTACATGCAGccaaattcaaagaaaatgaatgaagggGATAAGGTGATCTCAGTGTTCTACTCAGTCGTAACTTCCATGATGAACCCATTCATTTATAGCCTAAGGAACAAGGATGTGAAGGAGGCTTTAAGGAGAGTAATTAGAAGATAG
- the LOC114078915 gene encoding olfactory receptor 2D3-like: MGEENQTSVTEFVFLGLSQDPHTQVLLFLLFFIIYLLTLLGNLLMVVLIHMDSRLHTPMYFFLRNLSFADLCFSTTTVPQVLVHFLVRRKTISFAGCSVQIIVLLLTGCTECALLAVMSYDRYVAVCKPLHYSTIMTHWACVRLAVGSWASGAFVSLVDTTFTLRLPYRGNNIINHFFCEPPALLKLASADTYSTEMAIFAMGVVILLAPVSLILVSYWNIICTVIQMHSGEGRLKVFSTCGSHLIVVVLFYGSGIFAYMRPNSKTTKERDKMISVFYTVVTPMLNPIIYSLRNKDVKGALRRVTAK; encoded by the coding sequence ATGGGAGAGGAGAACCAAACCTCTGTGACAGAGTTTGTCTTCCTGGGCCTCTCGCAGGACCCACACACCCAagtcctgctcttcctccttttcttcatcATCTACCTGCTGACCTTGCTGGGAAACCTGCTGATGGTGGTGCTCATTCACATGGACTCCAGACTCCACactcccatgtacttcttccttaGAAACCTGTCCTTTGCTGATCTCTGTTTCTCTACTACCACTGTGCCCCAGGTGCTTGTCCACTTCCTGGTGAGGAGGAAAACCATTTCCTTTGCTGGGTGCTCAGTGCAGATCATTGTTCTGCTTCTGACTGGGTGTACAGAGTGTGCTCTTCTGGCAGTGATGTCCTATGATCGGTATGTGGCTGTGTGCAAGCCCCTGCACTACTCCACCATCATGACCCACTGGGCATGCGTCAGGCTGGCTGTGGGGTCCTGGGCCAGTGGAGCATTTGTGTCCCTGGTGGACACCACATTCACCTTGCGTCTTCCCTACCGAGGAAACAATATCATTAACCACTTTTTCTGTGAGCCTCCTGCCCTcctgaagctggcctcagcagACACTTACAGCACAGAAATGGCCATCTTTGCCATGGGCGTGGTGATCCTCCTGGCTCCTGTCTCCCTCATCCTGGTCTCCTACTGGAACATTATCTGCACTGTGATCCAGATGCATTCTGGAGAGGGGAGGCTCAAGGTCTTCTCTACCTGTGGCTCCCATCTCATTGTTGTCGTCCTCTTCTATGGGTCTGGAATATTTGCCTACATGAGGCCAAACTCCAAGACCACAAAAGAGCGAGATAAAATGATCTCTGTGTTCTATACAGTGGTGACTCCAATGTTGAACCCCATTATTTATAGCCTGAGAAACAAGGATGTCAAAGGGGCTCTCCGGAGAGTAACTGCAAAATAA